In one window of Streptomyces sp. NBC_01224 DNA:
- a CDS encoding glutamate-cysteine ligase family protein, translating to MGEKVVAGAFDLSDRQRYRRKLHQCLEGLERLLAERRFDRPRNLMGMEIELNLAGSDGMPKMMNGEVLPRIASRDFQTELGMFNLEVNIVPHHLDGRVFDQLAEELRTGLGYAHRKAGEVDAGIMMIGILPTLGREDLVAANLSDVDRYTLLNDQMVAARGEDFSLDIQGVERLVSTSSSITPEAACTSVQLHLQVTPARFAAVWNAAQAVAGVQIALGANSPFLFGRELWRESRPPLFQQATDTRPPELQNQGVRPRTWFGERWVGSAYELFGENLRYFPPLLPICDKEDPLRVLDEGGVPRLQELVLHNGTVYRWNRPVYGLADGVPHLRVENRVLPAGPTVTDVIANAALYYGLVRALAEESRPVWTRLPFAAAAENFDTACRHGIDAELNWPRPGRSGGLTRVPAVKLVRDELLPLAAAGLDAWNIEPADRDRYLGVIEERCKRRVNGASWQVDTYHRAREAGLDRNAALAATTRRYAELMHSGEPVHSWPMGVPAL from the coding sequence ATGGGGGAGAAGGTCGTGGCGGGCGCCTTTGATCTGTCCGATCGGCAGAGGTACCGGAGGAAGCTCCACCAGTGCCTGGAGGGGCTGGAGAGGCTCCTGGCAGAGCGGAGGTTCGACCGCCCCCGCAACCTCATGGGCATGGAGATCGAGTTGAATCTGGCAGGCTCCGACGGCATGCCGAAGATGATGAATGGGGAGGTGCTCCCGCGCATCGCGAGCCGTGATTTCCAGACCGAACTAGGGATGTTCAATTTGGAGGTGAACATAGTCCCGCACCACCTGGACGGACGCGTTTTCGATCAGCTGGCGGAAGAGCTCAGGACCGGCCTCGGATATGCCCATCGGAAGGCGGGCGAGGTCGATGCCGGGATCATGATGATCGGAATTCTGCCCACCCTGGGCCGTGAGGACCTCGTTGCGGCGAACCTCTCGGACGTGGACCGCTACACACTGCTGAATGATCAAATGGTGGCTGCGCGGGGCGAGGATTTCTCCCTCGATATCCAAGGCGTGGAACGATTGGTCTCTACCTCCTCCTCGATCACTCCCGAGGCCGCCTGCACATCGGTCCAGCTGCATCTGCAGGTGACACCGGCGCGTTTCGCGGCCGTATGGAACGCGGCCCAGGCTGTCGCCGGGGTTCAGATCGCCCTCGGTGCCAACTCGCCCTTCCTGTTCGGCAGGGAGCTGTGGCGGGAATCGCGGCCGCCGCTCTTCCAGCAGGCCACGGACACAAGACCGCCCGAACTCCAGAACCAGGGGGTGCGGCCCAGGACCTGGTTCGGCGAGCGATGGGTCGGTTCGGCGTACGAGCTCTTCGGGGAGAATCTGCGCTACTTCCCCCCGCTGCTGCCGATCTGTGACAAGGAGGACCCGCTGCGGGTGCTCGACGAGGGCGGGGTGCCGCGGCTGCAGGAGCTCGTGCTCCACAACGGTACGGTCTACCGCTGGAACCGGCCCGTGTACGGACTGGCCGACGGTGTACCCCATCTGCGGGTGGAGAACCGGGTCCTGCCCGCCGGCCCCACGGTCACCGATGTGATCGCCAACGCCGCCCTCTACTACGGGCTCGTGCGGGCGCTCGCCGAGGAATCCCGTCCGGTGTGGACCAGGCTCCCGTTCGCAGCAGCGGCCGAGAACTTCGACACCGCCTGCCGCCATGGCATCGACGCGGAGCTGAACTGGCCCCGTCCCGGCCGTTCGGGCGGGCTGACCCGGGTGCCGGCGGTCAAGCTCGTACGGGACGAACTGCTGCCGCTGGCCGCTGCGGGGCTCGATGCCTGGAACATCGAGCCCGCGGACCGCGACCGCTACCTCGGGGTCATCGAGGAGCGCTGCAAGCGGCGGGTGAATGGGGCGTCCTGGCAGGTGGACACTTACCACCGGGCACGGGAGGCCGGACTCGACCGGAATGCGGCACTGGCCGCGACCACCCGTCGGTACGCCGAGCTGATGCACAGCGGCGAACCCGTGCACAGCTGGCCGATGGGTGTCCCCGCACTGTGA
- a CDS encoding CPBP family intramembrane glutamic endopeptidase, with protein MAESFSQEAVSRRILRSETVLVLALSLGASGVSALISFVGSLTKPGGLKHQAATLNSSYAPGRPWLDLAWQLFGIATALVPVALVAHLLMREGTGLRAIGFDRTRPWPDLGRGAVVAAGIGSAGLAFYLVARATGFNLTVVPESLPDVWWKFPVLILSALQNSVVEEVIVVGYLLRRLGQLGWTPMAALVASSVLRGSYHLYQGIGGFIGNMVMGVVFVLLYRRWGRVGPLVAAHALLDIGAFVGYALLAGQVGWLPTP; from the coding sequence ATGGCTGAATCTTTCTCCCAAGAGGCTGTGTCGCGACGGATCTTGCGGTCCGAAACGGTGCTGGTGCTGGCTCTCTCGTTGGGCGCCAGCGGGGTGTCTGCCCTGATCAGTTTTGTCGGATCACTGACGAAACCAGGGGGTTTGAAGCATCAGGCCGCGACGCTCAACAGCTCGTACGCACCAGGGCGTCCATGGCTGGATCTTGCCTGGCAGCTCTTTGGAATCGCGACGGCTCTGGTGCCCGTCGCCCTCGTCGCGCATCTGTTGATGAGGGAGGGGACCGGCCTGCGTGCCATCGGTTTCGACCGGACCAGGCCATGGCCGGACCTGGGGCGCGGCGCGGTGGTCGCGGCGGGTATCGGAAGCGCCGGGCTCGCCTTCTACCTGGTGGCGCGGGCAACCGGTTTCAATCTGACCGTGGTCCCGGAATCACTGCCCGATGTGTGGTGGAAATTCCCGGTTCTGATCCTTTCCGCGCTCCAGAACTCCGTGGTGGAGGAAGTGATCGTCGTCGGGTATCTGCTGCGCAGACTCGGACAGTTGGGGTGGACGCCGATGGCAGCCCTGGTGGCGAGTTCGGTGCTGCGTGGCTCGTACCACCTGTATCAGGGCATCGGTGGCTTCATCGGCAACATGGTGATGGGTGTTGTCTTCGTGCTGCTGTACCGGCGCTGGGGCCGGGTCGGTCCGCTGGTCGCGGCGCATGCACTACTCGACATCGGGGCATTTGTCGGATATGCCCTACTTGCGGGGCAGGTGGGGTGGCTGCCCACACCGTGA
- a CDS encoding PhzF family phenazine biosynthesis protein — MRIRIVDTFTDRPFTGNPAGVLLLDSDAFADDEQLQRIAMELNLSETAFAHPLPPGGDADWALRWFTPTTEVDMCGHATLATAHVLHTTQAASGTVRFAARCGILTATAHPDGAVTLDFPTAPLTPEIAPVGLAVALGAEPLSVHDTGPHIGDLVVELADEATVRGLTPDLAALTRLSRRGIIATAAAEDPARGYDFVSRGFFPRVGIDEDPVTGSAHTALAPFWSARFGRDELTGLQASARSGLVRTALRGDRTLLTGNAVTVIDGELLTAL, encoded by the coding sequence ATGAGGATCCGAATCGTCGATACGTTCACCGACCGCCCCTTCACCGGCAACCCTGCGGGAGTCCTGCTGCTGGACTCCGACGCCTTTGCCGACGACGAACAGCTCCAGCGGATCGCCATGGAGCTGAACCTCTCCGAAACCGCCTTCGCCCACCCGCTGCCGCCGGGCGGCGACGCGGACTGGGCACTGCGCTGGTTCACCCCGACCACCGAGGTCGACATGTGCGGGCATGCCACCCTCGCGACCGCACACGTCCTGCACACCACCCAGGCGGCGAGCGGCACGGTGCGTTTCGCGGCGCGGTGCGGCATCCTCACCGCGACCGCCCACCCCGACGGCGCGGTCACGCTCGACTTCCCCACAGCCCCACTGACACCGGAGATCGCCCCGGTCGGGCTGGCCGTCGCCCTGGGCGCAGAGCCGCTCTCCGTACACGACACCGGCCCTCACATCGGCGACCTGGTCGTCGAACTGGCCGACGAGGCGACCGTACGAGGACTGACCCCGGATCTCGCCGCACTGACCCGACTCTCCCGACGGGGCATCATCGCCACGGCCGCCGCCGAGGACCCCGCCCGCGGCTACGACTTCGTCTCCCGCGGCTTCTTCCCACGCGTCGGGATCGACGAGGACCCGGTGACCGGCAGCGCCCACACCGCGCTGGCCCCCTTCTGGTCGGCCCGCTTCGGCCGTGACGAACTGACCGGACTACAGGCCTCCGCCCGCTCCGGTCTGGTCCGCACAGCGCTGCGCGGCGACCGCACCCTGCTGACCGGCAATGCCGTGACGGTCATCGACGGCGAACTGCTCACGGCGCTCTGA
- a CDS encoding DUF5999 family protein, with the protein MCQHQPPCPTADSADREAARLTAHHPEQGWSLLCNGVLLFEDTGELLPDGQIIAPHRPLQTGRVMKAA; encoded by the coding sequence ATGTGCCAGCATCAGCCACCATGCCCGACCGCCGACTCAGCCGACCGGGAAGCCGCCCGCCTGACGGCACACCATCCGGAACAGGGCTGGAGCCTGCTGTGCAACGGCGTCCTGCTCTTCGAGGACACCGGTGAGCTGCTCCCGGACGGGCAGATCATCGCCCCGCACCGGCCCCTGCAGACCGGCCGGGTGATGAAGGCCGCCTGA
- a CDS encoding substrate-binding and VWA domain-containing protein gives MGRHSLPDDYAADGSGDGPPLRRRRTVAIATMLVLAVAAGTAVAVQGDLLSFSKSCEDSAVRLSMAASPDIAPAVRAVADKARKDDLRSDGRCLYVRVVARDSYKVADALSSGTRTPDYQIWLPDSDLWLDRAKGSGDGIPITPGDSVASSPVTLAMVPSAAKSLGWPKKKYSWAELTAATTDSDKVRLGAADPARSATGLLALSSIGASSEKQGGDSDTRVAATAKLLAQRMSDGDTQVLETLAQGDSGAEQGNPERNQAVLLSEQAAFAHNAESTDGGRLDLFYPKDGTPLLDYPYTLVDETRMSTFEGRAALRFMTLLNGPGAQTILKEHGFRNVDGAAGESVVASAGGRKPQPYATAAAAAPSAEALQQTLGMWTITVQSARLTTVVDASGSMATIVPGRNQSRMDVTKASLIQALNQFTPNDEIGLWEFATTLDGDKDYRRLVPTGRLGDPAKGGGTHRERLAAAFSALQPVPGGATGLYDTTLAAYKDAQATYVKGKFNAVVILTDGSNQDNRSISRSALVAELKRIADPERPVPLLAIAVGPEADREEVNEIAKVTGGGGYQVTDPAEIQAVILQAVMTAGQSNHAAQE, from the coding sequence ATGGGACGTCACAGCTTGCCCGACGACTACGCGGCCGATGGAAGCGGGGACGGTCCGCCGCTGCGCCGTCGGCGGACCGTAGCGATCGCGACCATGCTCGTCCTCGCGGTGGCGGCGGGAACGGCAGTCGCGGTGCAGGGCGATCTGCTGTCGTTCTCGAAGTCCTGCGAGGACTCCGCCGTACGTCTTTCCATGGCGGCCTCACCGGACATCGCCCCCGCCGTGCGTGCCGTCGCCGACAAGGCGCGCAAGGACGACCTGAGATCCGACGGCCGCTGTCTGTATGTGCGGGTGGTGGCCCGCGATTCCTACAAGGTCGCCGACGCTCTCTCCTCCGGCACCCGTACCCCGGACTACCAGATCTGGCTGCCGGACTCCGACCTCTGGCTCGACCGGGCCAAGGGCTCCGGTGACGGCATCCCGATCACACCCGGCGATTCCGTCGCCTCCTCCCCCGTCACCCTGGCCATGGTGCCGTCGGCGGCCAAGAGCCTCGGCTGGCCGAAGAAGAAGTACTCCTGGGCCGAGTTGACGGCCGCGACCACGGACTCGGACAAGGTGCGTCTCGGCGCGGCCGACCCAGCACGCAGTGCAACCGGTCTGCTCGCGCTCTCCAGCATCGGCGCTTCCTCCGAGAAGCAGGGCGGCGACAGCGACACCAGGGTCGCGGCGACCGCCAAGCTGCTGGCACAGCGCATGTCGGACGGTGACACCCAGGTGCTCGAAACTCTGGCGCAGGGCGATTCGGGCGCCGAGCAGGGGAACCCGGAGCGCAACCAGGCGGTGCTCCTCTCCGAGCAGGCCGCGTTCGCCCACAACGCGGAGTCGACCGACGGTGGAAGGCTCGATCTGTTCTACCCCAAGGACGGCACCCCGCTGCTCGACTATCCGTACACGCTGGTGGACGAGACCAGGATGAGTACCTTCGAGGGCCGGGCGGCCCTGCGGTTCATGACACTGCTGAATGGACCGGGCGCGCAAACCATCCTGAAGGAGCACGGCTTCAGAAACGTCGACGGGGCGGCCGGGGAGTCGGTGGTCGCATCGGCGGGCGGCAGGAAGCCCCAGCCGTATGCCACCGCGGCCGCCGCCGCGCCGTCCGCCGAGGCGCTCCAGCAAACGCTCGGCATGTGGACGATCACGGTGCAGAGCGCCCGGCTGACGACGGTCGTCGATGCCTCGGGTTCGATGGCCACGATCGTGCCGGGGCGCAACCAGTCCCGGATGGACGTCACGAAGGCGTCCCTGATCCAGGCCCTCAACCAGTTCACCCCGAACGACGAGATCGGTCTCTGGGAGTTCGCCACCACGCTCGACGGCGACAAGGACTACCGCAGGCTGGTGCCGACGGGTCGACTCGGGGACCCTGCGAAGGGCGGCGGCACCCACCGCGAGAGGCTCGCCGCGGCCTTCTCCGCGCTGCAGCCGGTACCAGGCGGCGCGACCGGTCTGTACGACACCACTCTGGCCGCGTACAAAGATGCCCAGGCAACGTATGTGAAGGGCAAATTCAACGCTGTGGTGATCCTCACCGACGGCTCGAACCAGGACAACCGCTCCATCTCCCGCAGTGCCCTGGTCGCGGAACTGAAGCGGATCGCCGACCCGGAACGTCCAGTGCCGCTCCTCGCCATCGCGGTCGGCCCCGAGGCCGACCGCGAAGAGGTGAACGAGATAGCGAAGGTCACCGGCGGCGGGGGCTACCAGGTCACCGACCCGGCGGAGATCCAAGCCGTGATTCTGCAGGCCGTCATGACGGCCGGGCAGAGCAACCACGCCGCCCAGGAGTAG
- a CDS encoding VOC family protein has protein sequence MATRWSLTIDCAHPAKLAEFWALALGYTAKPAPAGFGSWKEWFARHEIPQDEWDQGAYLCDPDGVGPGLSFLQVPESKVVKNRLHLDVQVGGGRDRPWEERWPRVVKAVEQLTAAGATVIHVDELQGRPDHVVMADPEGNEFCLV, from the coding sequence ATGGCGACCAGGTGGAGCTTGACGATCGACTGCGCGCACCCGGCGAAGTTGGCCGAGTTCTGGGCGCTGGCACTGGGCTATACGGCAAAGCCTGCGCCGGCAGGGTTCGGGAGCTGGAAGGAATGGTTTGCGCGTCATGAGATCCCGCAGGACGAGTGGGATCAGGGCGCCTACCTCTGCGATCCGGACGGGGTGGGCCCCGGTCTGTCCTTCCTGCAAGTGCCGGAGTCGAAGGTGGTGAAGAACCGACTGCATCTGGACGTGCAGGTCGGTGGCGGTCGTGACAGGCCCTGGGAGGAGCGATGGCCGCGTGTGGTCAAGGCGGTGGAGCAGCTGACTGCTGCGGGTGCAACCGTGATCCACGTGGACGAACTGCAGGGCAGGCCCGATCATGTGGTGATGGCCGACCCGGAAGGCAACGAGTTCTGCCTGGTCTGA